The following are encoded together in the Ketobacter sp. MCCC 1A13808 genome:
- a CDS encoding NYN domain-containing protein → MESLAILVDVQNIYYTTRQAYGCNFNYNAFWARVTANRKVTRAIAYAVDRGDEKQRQFQNILRAIGFEVKLKPFIQRADGSAKGDWDVGITIDALDCAKEADVVVLVSGDGDFEILINKIQTDLDAQVEVYGVPKLTALSLVHAATTFIPVEGDLLLGHSRA, encoded by the coding sequence ATGGAATCCCTAGCCATTCTGGTGGACGTTCAAAATATCTATTACACTACGCGTCAGGCTTACGGCTGCAATTTTAATTACAACGCATTCTGGGCCCGGGTTACCGCCAATCGCAAAGTGACTCGCGCCATTGCCTATGCGGTTGATCGTGGCGATGAAAAGCAGCGGCAGTTCCAGAATATCCTGCGAGCCATCGGTTTTGAGGTGAAATTAAAACCGTTTATTCAGCGTGCCGACGGTTCAGCAAAAGGCGATTGGGATGTCGGCATTACGATCGATGCATTGGATTGCGCCAAAGAGGCGGATGTGGTGGTGCTGGTATCCGGTGACGGCGATTTTGAAATACTGATCAACAAAATCCAGACTGATCTGGATGCGCAGGTTGAAGTTTATGGCGTCCCCAAGTTAACCGCCCTATCTTTGGTTCATGCTGCGACGACCTTTATTCCAGTGGAGGGCGATTTGTTGTTGGGTCATTCCAGAGCCTGA
- a CDS encoding DHH family phosphoesterase: MSSPLVIFHASCLDGFGSAYAAYVHFKLKHNVDAEYLPASHGDAPPDVSGRTVYILDYAYKRPAMEQVCSQAEKVVVLDHHITAKDALVGLDEQFQNLELVLDMERSGAMISWQYFHQEPAPNLIACIQDRDLWRWNVPDSMDVNTGLMSHPFSFEGWHQVANDQQAWQKLVHEGAAINRFRAQMVEQHKRAAMMGEVAGISVPIVNCPRAIVSELVGELAEGQPFAAGYSDKGTRRSWSLRSAKDGADVAKIAELFGGGGHKNAAGFVTQLSENNLLVNPD, from the coding sequence ATGAGTTCCCCCTTGGTTATTTTTCACGCCAGTTGCCTGGATGGTTTTGGTAGTGCCTATGCCGCCTATGTGCATTTCAAATTAAAACATAATGTGGATGCAGAATATTTGCCTGCCAGTCATGGCGACGCACCGCCGGATGTAAGCGGTCGTACGGTTTACATTCTGGACTATGCATATAAGCGACCGGCCATGGAGCAGGTTTGCAGTCAGGCTGAAAAAGTGGTCGTGCTGGATCATCACATCACGGCGAAAGACGCATTGGTGGGTTTGGATGAGCAGTTTCAGAATTTGGAATTGGTTTTGGATATGGAGCGTTCGGGGGCGATGATCAGTTGGCAATATTTCCATCAGGAACCGGCGCCCAACTTAATCGCCTGTATCCAGGATCGGGATCTGTGGCGCTGGAATGTACCCGATAGCATGGATGTGAATACCGGCTTAATGTCGCACCCGTTTTCATTTGAAGGATGGCACCAGGTAGCCAACGATCAGCAGGCATGGCAAAAGCTGGTGCATGAGGGCGCGGCAATAAATCGTTTTCGTGCGCAGATGGTGGAGCAGCATAAGCGTGCAGCGATGATGGGTGAAGTAGCGGGAATCAGCGTGCCGATTGTGAATTGCCCGCGAGCGATTGTCAGCGAACTGGTGGGAGAACTAGCAGAAGGGCAGCCATTTGCAGCGGGTTACAGCGATAAAGGCACCCGCAGAAGCTGGTCGCTGCGTTCGGCCAAAGACGGTGCCGACGTTGCCAAAATTGCCGAGTTGTTTGGCGGCGGCGGGCACAAAAATGCCGCCGGGTTTGTCACGCAGCTGAGTGAGAATAATCTGCTGGTGAACCCCGATTAG
- a CDS encoding YgiQ family radical SAM protein, with protein sequence MQAAKSLFTYPRYWAECYGTAPFLPMSRQEMDALGWDSCDIIIISGDAYVDHPSFGMAVVGRLLESQGFRVGIIAQPDWQSADAFRTLGQPNLFFAVSAGNMDSMINRYTADLKIRHDDAYTPNNEGGKRPDRAVLIYTQRCREAYKDTPVLAGGIEASLRRIAHYDYWSNKVRRSVLMDSKADLLVYGNAERAVVEVAHRVAAGQEMKEIRDVRGTACMLSELPVDWEVKDSTRIDTPGRVDAHKNPYHWEENNVAMEAPCATQGGAKEDAPVTTGAQVVYIRPAAGSKQQYVLLPSYEKVSKDPVLYAHTSRVLHLETNPSNARTLVQKHGDRYVWLNPPPVPLSTEELDDVFELPYQRVPHPAYGDAKIPAYDMIRFSVNIMRGCFGGCSFCSITEHEGRVIQSRSEDSVVREIEKIRDMTPGFTGTISDLGGPTANMYHLNCVSEEIHANCRRLSCVFPTICKNLVTDQSPTTRLYRRARELKGIKRVMIASGLRYDLAVLDPEYVKELVTHHVGGYLKIAPEHTESGPLSKMMKPGMGAYDQFKEMFDRFSKEAGKEQYLIPYFIAAHPGTTDEDMLGLAFWLKSNGFRADQVQTFYPSPMAMATTMYHTEKDPIHRVNYKSDKMVIPKGELKRRLHKAFLRYHDPDNWPILREALKNMGKAHLIGYGKKHLIPPTQPANHASSKTAAKQSAGRAKAGRGKILTQHTGLPPRAGNRPGKAARKAIKRGGKPKR encoded by the coding sequence ATGCAAGCTGCTAAATCCCTGTTTACTTACCCCCGTTACTGGGCGGAATGTTACGGCACCGCGCCCTTTTTACCCATGTCCCGCCAGGAGATGGATGCGCTCGGCTGGGATAGCTGCGACATTATCATCATCAGCGGGGATGCCTATGTAGACCACCCCAGCTTCGGCATGGCGGTAGTCGGTAGGTTGTTGGAATCACAGGGGTTTCGGGTTGGCATCATTGCGCAACCGGACTGGCAATCAGCAGACGCATTCCGTACGCTGGGTCAGCCTAATCTGTTTTTTGCGGTGTCCGCCGGTAATATGGATTCCATGATCAACCGCTATACCGCCGATCTGAAAATCCGTCACGACGATGCCTATACCCCCAACAATGAAGGGGGCAAACGCCCTGACCGGGCTGTGTTGATTTATACCCAGCGCTGCCGCGAGGCCTATAAAGACACTCCGGTGCTGGCAGGGGGCATTGAAGCCAGCCTGCGCCGCATCGCGCACTACGATTACTGGTCCAATAAAGTCCGCCGCAGTGTGCTGATGGATTCCAAGGCCGACTTGCTGGTGTACGGCAACGCAGAACGGGCGGTGGTGGAAGTGGCTCACCGGGTGGCAGCCGGCCAGGAAATGAAAGAAATCCGTGATGTACGCGGCACGGCCTGCATGCTGTCGGAACTGCCGGTGGACTGGGAAGTGAAGGATTCCACCCGGATTGACACCCCCGGGCGCGTTGATGCTCATAAAAACCCTTATCACTGGGAAGAAAACAACGTTGCCATGGAGGCACCCTGCGCCACACAGGGTGGCGCGAAAGAAGACGCACCGGTGACAACGGGCGCCCAGGTGGTTTATATCCGTCCTGCGGCTGGCAGTAAGCAACAATACGTGCTGTTACCGTCCTACGAAAAGGTCAGTAAGGATCCCGTGCTCTATGCGCACACGTCACGGGTTCTGCACCTGGAAACTAACCCTTCCAACGCCCGCACACTGGTACAAAAACACGGCGACCGCTATGTCTGGCTGAACCCGCCACCTGTGCCCCTGAGCACCGAGGAACTGGACGACGTTTTTGAGTTGCCCTACCAACGGGTACCCCACCCCGCATACGGCGACGCCAAAATTCCCGCCTATGACATGATCCGCTTTTCCGTGAACATTATGCGAGGTTGTTTTGGCGGCTGCTCGTTCTGTTCCATTACTGAACACGAGGGCCGGGTAATACAGAGTCGGTCAGAAGATTCTGTGGTTCGGGAAATTGAAAAAATCCGTGACATGACACCGGGTTTCACCGGCACCATTTCGGATCTGGGTGGCCCAACGGCCAACATGTATCACCTGAATTGCGTCAGCGAAGAGATCCACGCCAACTGCCGGCGTTTATCTTGTGTGTTCCCCACCATCTGCAAAAATCTGGTCACCGACCAATCCCCGACCACGCGGTTGTATCGGCGTGCCAGGGAGTTGAAAGGCATAAAACGGGTAATGATCGCTTCCGGCTTACGCTACGATCTGGCGGTTCTGGATCCGGAATACGTTAAGGAGCTGGTGACCCACCATGTGGGCGGCTATCTGAAAATTGCGCCGGAACACACCGAAAGCGGTCCCCTTTCCAAAATGATGAAGCCCGGCATGGGGGCTTATGATCAGTTCAAAGAAATGTTTGATCGGTTTTCAAAAGAAGCAGGCAAAGAACAATACCTGATCCCGTACTTTATCGCTGCCCACCCCGGCACGACGGATGAGGACATGTTGGGGCTGGCGTTCTGGTTAAAGTCCAATGGCTTTCGCGCTGACCAGGTGCAAACCTTTTATCCTTCCCCGATGGCCATGGCCACCACCATGTACCATACCGAGAAAGATCCGATTCATCGGGTGAATTATAAATCCGACAAGATGGTGATTCCGAAAGGGGAGCTGAAACGTCGTCTGCATAAAGCGTTTTTGCGTTACCACGATCCGGATAATTGGCCGATATTGCGCGAAGCGCTAAAAAATATGGGTAAAGCGCATTTGATCGGCTACGGTAAAAAGCATCTGATTCCGCCCACTCAACCGGCCAACCATGCTTCTTCAAAAACCGCTGCGAAACAATCAGCCGGCAGAGCGAAAGCGGGGCGCGGAAAAATTCTGACGCAACATACCGGTTTGCCACCCAGGGCGGGTAACCGACCGGGAAAAGCTGCTCGTAAAGCGATTAAGCGGGGTGGAAAACCGAAACGTTAG
- a CDS encoding roadblock/LC7 domain-containing protein codes for MSDNSNVAHAAGIVFQKYMELYDEVEVVSLATTDGFPVQNQSRESISFDIDTMAAASSTLYSVSNAVSKQILSKHFKITFIEAEQGNIAFVSLSFDARDFVLAMSATESMNIGKVRVLINRLAEDIRQQIQAEQA; via the coding sequence ATGTCGGATAATAGCAACGTGGCGCACGCCGCCGGAATTGTATTCCAGAAATATATGGAACTGTATGACGAAGTTGAAGTAGTCAGTCTTGCTACTACAGATGGATTTCCTGTGCAGAACCAATCTCGCGAATCCATTAGTTTTGATATTGACACTATGGCCGCCGCATCAAGCACGCTTTACTCAGTGAGCAATGCGGTTTCAAAACAAATTTTATCAAAGCATTTCAAAATCACGTTTATTGAAGCTGAGCAGGGCAACATCGCGTTTGTTTCTTTAAGTTTCGATGCCAGGGATTTCGTGTTGGCCATGTCCGCAACCGAATCCATGAATATCGGAAAAGTTAGGGTCTTAATCAATCGACTTGCTGAGGATATAAGACAACAAATCCAAGCTGAACAAGCTTAA
- a CDS encoding GTP-binding protein: protein MSKIYKKLAVVGEVGAGKTQLINTISEISPFATEAKSSVDIGKEFTTVGIDYGRLSLAEDVALGLYGLPGQKRFSLLWDMVSQGLWGLLILVKYGDGFDSEQLDNIINHFSPYEKNIPVMIGVTHCEEADEGELDTLYEFIQMVLDDYGLTPPIYPVDPRDVESSFMILQLFDAINENNTPEDYERFEEDVG, encoded by the coding sequence ATGAGCAAGATCTATAAAAAACTTGCGGTGGTCGGAGAAGTCGGAGCTGGCAAGACTCAGCTAATCAATACGATCAGCGAGATATCCCCTTTTGCTACAGAGGCAAAATCAAGCGTCGATATCGGCAAAGAATTTACCACTGTCGGCATCGACTACGGAAGGCTGTCGTTGGCCGAGGATGTTGCTTTAGGTCTTTACGGACTACCGGGTCAGAAACGCTTTTCACTTTTATGGGACATGGTCTCGCAGGGGCTTTGGGGCCTGCTAATATTAGTGAAATACGGGGACGGATTCGATTCCGAGCAACTGGATAATATCATCAACCACTTCTCGCCTTACGAAAAAAACATCCCCGTAATGATCGGCGTGACTCACTGTGAGGAAGCCGATGAAGGCGAGCTGGATACATTATATGAATTCATACAGATGGTGTTGGATGACTACGGGTTAACGCCACCCATCTATCCTGTTGATCCTCGAGATGTGGAATCATCATTTATGATTTTGCAGCTATTCGATGCCATCAATGAAAATAACACACCTGAAGATTACGAGCGATTTGAAGAAGATGTCGGATAA
- a CDS encoding BLUF domain-containing protein — protein MKRIVCIGMLPLAPQSRLSAPLMSSYDESRKFNSQHDVNGVFVVYKNIVLQVLEGEATAVASAAYRIRRDSRFERCSIIVNCDIEKPYFNTWFIRLVKPGVKTPQTFLAKLKKVLEKDFVFESPKDRKLYEDIFIAERNLTPEADDSLQKNEGAGPAPIKPHPIKPAPITQAVESAPASKPANPTQFVGCALSLSSWPKPTQMRLNPKGMKTCSLLSHRYVSYQHILSKEIWPSESELVEFLIQLQDAGTLLVKTGSDADTPMPVKAQNPVPEKADRFSHLLKKFITTPKKQAN, from the coding sequence ATGAAGCGAATTGTTTGTATAGGAATGCTGCCCCTTGCGCCACAAAGTCGTCTGTCTGCTCCCCTGATGAGCAGCTATGATGAATCGCGAAAATTCAATAGCCAGCACGATGTGAACGGCGTGTTCGTTGTCTATAAAAATATCGTATTGCAAGTGCTGGAAGGGGAAGCGACGGCTGTTGCCAGCGCGGCGTACAGAATAAGGCGGGACAGCCGATTCGAACGCTGCAGTATTATTGTTAATTGCGATATTGAAAAGCCCTACTTTAATACCTGGTTTATCCGGCTAGTCAAACCTGGCGTGAAAACCCCGCAGACCTTTCTTGCCAAACTCAAAAAGGTATTGGAAAAAGACTTTGTATTTGAATCACCTAAAGACAGAAAGCTGTACGAAGACATCTTTATCGCCGAACGAAATCTGACTCCAGAGGCAGACGATTCCCTGCAGAAAAATGAAGGTGCGGGTCCTGCCCCAATAAAGCCGCACCCGATAAAGCCGGCCCCCATCACGCAAGCGGTTGAAAGTGCTCCCGCATCAAAGCCGGCGAACCCGACTCAATTTGTCGGATGTGCTTTGTCGCTTTCATCCTGGCCCAAGCCAACGCAAATGCGCTTGAACCCGAAAGGGATGAAAACCTGTTCACTGTTAAGCCATCGCTATGTGTCCTATCAACACATACTGAGCAAAGAAATATGGCCATCGGAATCTGAGCTTGTTGAGTTTTTAATCCAGTTGCAAGATGCCGGGACCCTGCTGGTAAAAACGGGCTCCGACGCCGACACGCCTATGCCTGTGAAAGCCCAGAACCCGGTTCCAGAAAAAGCAGATCGGTTCAGCCATCTGCTGAAGAAATTTATTACCACACCTAAAAAGCAAGCGAATTGA
- a CDS encoding response regulator: protein MERHILIVDDEANILSALDRLLDEGGFVVHRASSGEEGLQVIDSNPQIGVILSDQRMPGMTGTEFLKAVKETRESVVRMILSGYSELNAITQAINEGSIFKFVSKPWDDFLLLNTVKEAFEYFELAEHNRHLTEELQSSNHQLAELNRNLERLVDEKANKLKLHVASLKTYQEAMEYFPFGVLGIDPSGNIVLENKAARDMISKTKTSLIGFQLDQAVEGDWAILISQAERFNLDSEQNPIHFSLNNHNVSIFRLDREAKSFGQLIVLAAG from the coding sequence ATGGAACGACATATATTAATTGTTGATGATGAAGCCAATATTCTTAGCGCATTGGACAGGCTGCTTGATGAGGGTGGGTTCGTAGTTCATCGTGCGAGCAGTGGCGAAGAAGGGTTGCAGGTCATTGATAGCAATCCGCAGATCGGCGTGATTCTGTCGGATCAGCGAATGCCGGGTATGACGGGGACTGAATTTCTTAAAGCGGTCAAAGAAACCCGTGAATCCGTCGTTCGCATGATCTTGAGTGGCTATTCAGAGCTTAATGCAATCACGCAAGCAATCAATGAAGGCTCAATTTTCAAGTTCGTTAGCAAGCCCTGGGATGACTTTCTTCTGCTGAATACGGTGAAGGAAGCGTTCGAGTATTTTGAGCTGGCAGAACACAACCGCCATTTGACAGAAGAGCTGCAAAGCTCCAATCATCAGCTAGCTGAACTTAATCGGAACCTGGAACGTCTGGTTGACGAAAAGGCAAACAAGCTCAAACTGCATGTTGCATCTTTAAAAACGTATCAGGAAGCCATGGAATATTTCCCTTTTGGGGTTCTTGGTATTGATCCGTCCGGAAACATTGTTCTGGAAAACAAAGCCGCCAGGGACATGATATCGAAAACGAAAACAAGCTTGATCGGCTTTCAATTGGACCAGGCAGTCGAAGGCGATTGGGCAATTCTGATCTCTCAGGCGGAGCGGTTTAATCTCGATTCAGAGCAAAACCCTATTCATTTTTCTCTGAACAATCATAACGTCAGTATATTCAGGCTAGACAGGGAAGCGAAATCGTTTGGTCAGCTTATTGTTTTGGCGGCCGGCTAA
- a CDS encoding HDOD domain-containing protein, which yields MDEKHQYLIDQVNRISPLNPVMLDLLAALQNKESQASDLKHIIESDANTSASILKIANSPFYGLSGRIRSIQDACVLLGYDQLKNIIYASALNEATHKGPHVEWRMKMREHTLSTAIICSQLEKHTSAVTAGAGYASGLLHELGKQVMMAEFPDSFSEYMAAEEEGEKQAFIEIFIEIGDVLARRWHLPDELRACIQYHRSPDSAPKEFSKLVELVYYAHAIAVEQGYPSPGELRTNDSQENSYPEHIIPLIPPLAQFLEDALQQDVQSKR from the coding sequence ATGGATGAAAAGCACCAGTATCTGATTGATCAGGTTAATCGTATCAGTCCGTTGAATCCGGTGATGTTGGATTTGCTTGCAGCGTTACAGAATAAGGAAAGCCAAGCATCCGATTTAAAACATATTATTGAATCTGATGCGAATACTTCTGCTTCTATCCTTAAAATCGCAAATTCACCGTTCTATGGGTTGTCCGGCCGGATACGATCCATTCAGGACGCCTGCGTATTGCTAGGCTACGATCAGTTGAAAAATATAATTTATGCGTCGGCACTGAACGAGGCGACCCATAAAGGCCCCCATGTCGAGTGGCGCATGAAAATGAGGGAGCATACGTTGTCTACCGCGATCATTTGTAGCCAGCTAGAGAAACATACATCAGCGGTAACGGCGGGCGCAGGGTATGCTTCCGGTTTGCTACATGAGCTTGGAAAGCAAGTAATGATGGCTGAGTTTCCTGATAGCTTCAGTGAGTATATGGCCGCCGAGGAGGAGGGTGAAAAGCAAGCGTTTATCGAGATTTTCATCGAGATCGGCGATGTTCTAGCTCGGCGATGGCACTTGCCAGACGAGCTGCGTGCCTGTATCCAATATCATCGTAGCCCAGACTCCGCACCGAAAGAGTTCAGTAAACTCGTTGAGCTGGTTTATTACGCCCACGCTATTGCGGTAGAGCAAGGTTACCCGTCACCAGGGGAGCTGCGAACCAACGATAGCCAAGAAAATTCATATCCAGAACACATAATCCCCTTAATCCCACCTCTAGCTCAATTCCTGGAAGACGCTCTGCAACAGGATGTGCAATCTAAACGGTGA
- a CDS encoding response regulator: protein MNTSKVLLVDDEKNNRNSIIRLFEDSDFTFVQAEHGQDALDILETNSFDLILLDIKMPVMDGFEFLKRFANVQPRPPICIMTAFNDAETRRKAIHLGADDFINKPLDPIELETRIISLLRISRYQQELNHFNKMLESLVADRTKELRETYEKLKVTEKQNSRAYRDMITRIAKLAGYRHGSADIDPRKLSLCVAALGWICDLPVDESENLSLSALVFNIGLLSLPDKLCETPIENLNKDQMTVLLSYTIKGAEIFEGATSNLLKQAYHICLSHRENFDGSGYPYRKKGTDIPIEARLHAAAYLIVETMGRFPEQPLSHVENALRDHSGVQLDPFIVETLLSNPDTLSDLLEQLS from the coding sequence ATGAATACGAGTAAAGTGCTCCTTGTAGACGACGAAAAAAACAATCGAAATTCAATTATTCGCCTTTTTGAGGATTCCGACTTTACATTCGTGCAAGCTGAGCATGGGCAGGACGCTTTGGATATTCTGGAAACGAATTCGTTTGATCTGATTCTGCTGGATATTAAAATGCCGGTTATGGATGGGTTTGAGTTTCTGAAACGATTTGCAAATGTGCAACCACGGCCACCTATTTGTATCATGACGGCCTTCAATGATGCTGAGACAAGAAGAAAAGCCATTCACTTGGGTGCCGATGACTTTATTAATAAACCGTTGGATCCGATCGAGCTCGAAACAAGAATCATCTCGTTACTAAGAATCAGCCGCTATCAGCAGGAACTCAATCATTTTAACAAAATGCTGGAAAGCCTAGTGGCTGATAGAACCAAGGAGCTGAGAGAGACATACGAAAAGCTGAAGGTAACCGAAAAGCAGAATTCCCGAGCTTATCGAGACATGATCACACGGATTGCCAAGTTGGCTGGTTATCGGCATGGCTCAGCGGATATTGATCCACGTAAGCTCAGTTTATGCGTAGCGGCATTGGGGTGGATTTGTGACTTGCCCGTTGACGAAAGCGAAAATCTTTCGCTCTCCGCGTTGGTTTTTAACATTGGACTCCTTTCATTGCCGGATAAGTTGTGTGAGACGCCTATCGAAAACCTTAATAAGGATCAGATGACAGTGCTTCTTAGTTACACGATCAAGGGAGCGGAGATATTTGAGGGTGCTACCAGCAATTTACTGAAACAGGCCTATCACATTTGTCTATCCCACCGTGAGAACTTTGATGGAAGCGGGTATCCGTATCGAAAGAAAGGAACCGATATACCGATCGAGGCCCGGTTACATGCCGCAGCCTACCTTATTGTAGAAACGATGGGGCGATTTCCTGAACAACCTCTCAGTCATGTTGAGAACGCACTTCGAGATCATTCTGGGGTACAGCTTGACCCTTTCATCGTGGAAACTTTGCTTTCCAATCCCGATACGTTAAGTGATCTACTCGAGCAGCTGTCATGA
- a CDS encoding sensor histidine kinase, which translates to MNQKDDSTDQLVVLAQMMADSDSPGARAVLNRNLTLIIIVFVGLIATLLSVVAAMQWERHVDYTVSKIAETIYFNQIDSSLGLMPRNTKVLAGFIMSSEYVSPDEFATFSGPLVSLESTADFVYMTGYSNHFGLDYLGVENKHIKEEIAEILSKEKTQDYLQSLTASGKDQYFVLSGSARNGGYVVHFRTLSHPDYPGGIFLLSGVNVQNLVLNPEYIPQNIEIKVSDASGVSVEYKDFLDDEYDNLYQIQHPFENLKVELAVDLSLLPVRHIENFKWVLIAFSFIFTILIGVQYVYAKRSIRKLAKFAVQRTSELTAINSELTDEIISRIDFQAKLMQKNIEIQDANKKLDEVQDQLIQQEKLASLGQLAAGVAHEINNPVGFINSNLTMMKKYSERSLQLISILNEIAESTPDEDQRSWIEKKKKEFKYESLLKNMIDVVVESQEGVERVKQIVQDLKDFSRIDEAEWQRVDLHAGIDSTLNIAWNEIKYKAEVHKEYSELPLVECVPSQINQIILNLLVNSAHAMETTGNIYLRTRQYADSVVIEVEDDGCGIPDSIVNKIFDPFFTTKEVGKGTGLGLSLSYGIVQKHNGTLSVKSEPGVGTTFTITLPIKRAIQEGEASGDA; encoded by the coding sequence ATGAACCAAAAAGATGACTCAACCGATCAGCTAGTTGTGTTGGCGCAAATGATGGCTGATTCAGACTCGCCTGGTGCACGAGCCGTACTTAACCGCAACCTGACATTGATTATAATTGTTTTCGTGGGGTTGATTGCGACGCTACTATCCGTTGTGGCTGCAATGCAGTGGGAGCGGCATGTGGACTACACGGTTTCTAAAATAGCGGAGACCATCTATTTTAATCAGATTGATTCTTCTTTGGGGCTAATGCCACGCAATACCAAGGTATTGGCGGGCTTCATAATGTCATCTGAGTATGTATCACCAGACGAGTTTGCAACTTTTTCCGGTCCCTTGGTTTCCCTCGAATCAACAGCGGATTTTGTCTATATGACGGGCTATTCAAACCATTTTGGCCTCGATTATTTGGGAGTGGAAAATAAACATATTAAGGAGGAGATAGCAGAAATTTTAAGCAAAGAAAAAACCCAAGACTATTTGCAGTCGTTAACTGCCAGCGGTAAAGACCAGTATTTTGTGCTGAGTGGTTCTGCGCGGAATGGAGGCTATGTGGTTCATTTTAGGACGCTGTCTCACCCGGACTATCCTGGCGGAATATTTCTTCTTTCGGGCGTAAACGTGCAAAATTTGGTTTTGAATCCAGAATACATACCACAGAATATAGAAATCAAAGTGTCAGATGCTTCCGGTGTTAGTGTGGAGTATAAGGATTTTCTGGATGACGAATACGACAATCTCTATCAGATCCAGCATCCCTTTGAGAATTTAAAAGTTGAACTTGCTGTCGACTTGAGTCTTTTACCTGTCCGGCATATAGAAAACTTTAAATGGGTTCTCATTGCATTCAGTTTTATCTTTACAATACTCATTGGTGTCCAATATGTATACGCCAAACGTTCTATTCGAAAGCTTGCAAAATTTGCAGTCCAAAGGACCAGTGAACTCACGGCAATTAACAGTGAGCTTACGGATGAGATAATTAGCAGGATAGATTTTCAAGCTAAGCTGATGCAAAAGAATATCGAAATTCAGGACGCAAACAAGAAACTTGACGAAGTTCAGGATCAACTGATTCAACAAGAAAAACTCGCATCATTGGGCCAGCTTGCAGCAGGAGTTGCCCACGAGATTAATAATCCGGTGGGCTTTATCAATTCCAACCTAACAATGATGAAAAAGTATTCTGAGCGTTCCTTGCAGCTTATATCAATATTAAATGAAATAGCGGAATCCACGCCAGACGAAGATCAAAGATCCTGGATTGAGAAGAAAAAGAAAGAGTTCAAATACGAGAGCTTACTCAAAAATATGATTGATGTTGTTGTGGAGTCGCAGGAAGGGGTTGAGCGTGTTAAGCAGATCGTGCAGGATCTAAAAGATTTCTCTCGTATTGATGAAGCAGAGTGGCAGCGGGTTGACCTGCATGCAGGTATTGATAGTACGCTGAATATTGCGTGGAATGAGATAAAATACAAAGCCGAAGTACATAAGGAATACAGTGAGCTACCGTTGGTGGAATGTGTGCCTTCCCAGATAAATCAGATTATTCTAAATCTGCTGGTCAATTCTGCCCATGCTATGGAAACCACTGGAAACATTTACCTGCGTACCCGGCAGTACGCGGATTCAGTCGTTATCGAAGTGGAGGATGATGGGTGCGGCATTCCCGACAGCATTGTTAATAAGATATTTGATCCGTTTTTCACTACAAAAGAAGTGGGTAAAGGGACCGGTTTGGGACTGTCACTTTCTTACGGGATTGTGCAAAAGCACAATGGTACTCTTAGCGTAAAATCCGAACCTGGCGTAGGCACAACTTTTACAATTACATTACCCATAAAGCGGGCTATCCAAGAGGGCGAGGCGAGCGGCGATGCCTGA